From the genome of Bifidobacterium asteroides, one region includes:
- a CDS encoding class E sortase, whose protein sequence is MTTEDSENNKTSVDKPENKRRTWLVGIAEIIGELLITLAVVCALYVVWQLWWTGVQSEHQQLETRASTSWSNPGLGDTRKVAKPQKGNPPVQPKQASEGELIAQAYIPRFGQHWERNVVQGTSPRELAYAGLGHYPNTQMPGEMGNVAIAGHRAGYGEPLGHVDELRVGDAIVLRTKDYWYVYHYTRYKIVAASEVSVIAPNPYSPKEAPDRRMITLTTCEPKYTTATHRWISWGEFDYWAKVSDGVPKELLGDRGSNVAFADDKGSVMAKLGSLQPVFLVLAAAYLIIYLAALAAWRYPLLRQIRKGEKPQPMISLYGWLLRHQSGIAPIRWLLLILLLLALACALMEWGFPWLASNVPMLRQMSNYSTF, encoded by the coding sequence ATGACGACAGAGGACTCGGAGAACAACAAAACGTCGGTTGACAAACCGGAGAATAAGCGACGAACCTGGCTGGTGGGCATTGCAGAAATCATAGGAGAGCTGCTGATCACTCTGGCCGTGGTCTGCGCACTCTACGTGGTCTGGCAGCTCTGGTGGACCGGCGTGCAGTCCGAGCATCAGCAGTTGGAGACCCGGGCCTCGACCTCCTGGAGCAACCCGGGATTGGGCGACACCCGCAAGGTGGCCAAGCCTCAGAAGGGGAATCCGCCTGTGCAGCCCAAGCAGGCCTCCGAGGGTGAACTGATAGCCCAGGCCTACATTCCTCGTTTTGGACAGCATTGGGAGCGCAACGTGGTTCAGGGCACGTCGCCCCGAGAGCTGGCCTACGCGGGACTGGGGCATTACCCCAATACGCAGATGCCGGGCGAGATGGGCAACGTGGCCATTGCCGGGCACCGCGCCGGTTATGGTGAGCCGTTGGGCCATGTGGATGAGCTGCGAGTGGGCGATGCCATCGTCCTGCGCACCAAGGATTACTGGTACGTCTACCACTACACCCGCTATAAGATCGTCGCAGCCAGCGAGGTCAGCGTTATCGCTCCCAACCCCTATTCGCCCAAAGAGGCTCCTGATCGGCGCATGATTACGCTGACCACCTGCGAGCCCAAGTACACAACGGCCACCCACCGCTGGATCAGTTGGGGCGAATTCGACTACTGGGCCAAGGTGTCCGACGGAGTGCCCAAGGAACTGCTGGGCGATCGCGGCAGCAATGTGGCCTTTGCAGACGACAAGGGTTCGGTCATGGCCAAGCTGGGTTCTCTGCAGCCGGTCTTCCTGGTTTTGGCAGCAGCCTATCTGATCATCTACCTGGCGGCCCTGGCTGCCTGGCGTTACCCCCTGCTGCGGCAGATTCGCAAGGGCGAGAAGCCTCAGCCCATGATCAGCCTCTACGGCTGGCTCCTGCGGCACCAGTCCGGCATAGCTCCGATTCGGTGGCTTCTGCTGATTCTGCTCCTGCTGGCTCTGGCCTGCGCCCTGATGGAATGGGGCTTCCCATGGCTGGCCAGCAACGTGCCCATGCTCAGACAGATGTCCAACTACTCCACCTTCTGA
- a CDS encoding rhomboid family intramembrane serine protease → MVNGMGTSFTGGGNGRGPLGWIRRRWGDHAPVVTIAITLICLAAWVIQMALYLLAPLRYQRLLLGYWAFVPITAIHEPWMFVTNIFLHATNVSHILFNMVTLWVVGPVLENLIGHERFLALYMISGLGGDLGLMVYAVLAPNGWGTSAIGASGALFGLFAAILVVYRRLGIDILSMVVWMGINFCMPLFVPGIAWQDHVGGFIVGGLFMLALLHMGRPGSRVHGLLSWLLPTLIFLAALALLALGCNMVNPMR, encoded by the coding sequence ATGGTCAATGGCATGGGCACCAGTTTCACAGGCGGAGGGAATGGTCGGGGGCCGCTGGGATGGATCCGGCGGCGCTGGGGTGACCATGCTCCGGTCGTGACCATAGCCATCACCCTGATCTGCCTGGCGGCCTGGGTCATCCAGATGGCCTTGTATCTGTTGGCTCCGCTTCGCTATCAGCGGCTTTTGCTGGGATACTGGGCTTTCGTGCCGATTACGGCCATTCATGAGCCCTGGATGTTTGTGACCAACATATTTCTGCACGCCACCAATGTCTCGCACATCCTCTTCAACATGGTCACCCTCTGGGTTGTGGGGCCGGTGCTGGAAAATCTGATAGGGCATGAGCGTTTCCTGGCCCTCTACATGATCAGCGGGCTGGGCGGAGACCTGGGGCTGATGGTCTATGCCGTCCTGGCGCCCAATGGCTGGGGCACGTCAGCCATCGGGGCCTCAGGCGCGCTCTTCGGGCTCTTTGCCGCCATTTTGGTGGTCTACCGCCGTCTGGGGATTGACATCCTTTCCATGGTTGTCTGGATGGGCATCAACTTCTGCATGCCCCTGTTCGTGCCCGGCATCGCCTGGCAGGACCACGTCGGCGGGTTCATAGTCGGCGGCCTCTTCATGCTGGCCCTGTTGCACATGGGCCGGCCCGGCTCCCGGGTGCATGGTCTGCTCTCCTGGCTGCTGCCCACGCTGATCTTCCTGGCGGCCCTGGCCCTGCTGGCTCTGGGCTGCAACATGGTCAACCCCATGCGCTGA
- a CDS encoding DUF881 domain-containing protein: protein MTRRTGRHGARRSLVGTVSVAVVLALVGFMLTTNIRVNKTVTVTSDTAGLVEERENKAAELRKDINDMSSQINALKTLTDDDKGSSDQAREDPGSGTVLKAVQGPGLTVTLNDSPLWQQKVGSDGSTANINDYVIHQQDVESVVNALWAGGAESMRIQDQRVLPTTAVRCVGNVLLLHGRKYSPPYKISAIGPVDRMTKSLNASPSIRIYKEYVNTVGLGWNVESSDNLRFPETTAVLQPLQYASLDEKAR from the coding sequence ATGACCAGACGGACGGGACGGCACGGTGCGCGCAGGTCCCTCGTCGGCACAGTGTCTGTGGCTGTGGTGCTGGCCCTGGTCGGGTTCATGCTGACCACCAACATCCGAGTCAACAAGACGGTCACGGTCACCTCGGACACGGCCGGGCTGGTGGAGGAGCGCGAGAACAAGGCTGCTGAGTTGCGCAAGGACATCAATGACATGAGCTCGCAGATCAACGCGCTGAAGACCCTGACTGACGATGACAAGGGCAGCTCGGACCAGGCCCGCGAGGACCCCGGCTCGGGCACGGTGCTCAAGGCCGTCCAGGGGCCGGGACTGACGGTGACCCTCAATGATTCCCCGCTCTGGCAGCAGAAGGTGGGCTCTGACGGGTCGACGGCCAACATCAACGATTACGTCATCCACCAACAGGATGTGGAGAGCGTGGTCAACGCGCTCTGGGCCGGAGGAGCTGAGTCGATGAGGATCCAGGATCAGCGGGTTTTGCCCACCACAGCCGTGCGGTGCGTGGGCAATGTGCTGCTGCTGCACGGCCGAAAGTACTCGCCGCCATATAAGATTTCAGCCATAGGGCCAGTCGACAGGATGACCAAGTCCCTGAATGCTTCGCCATCCATCCGGATTTACAAGGAGTACGTAAATACGGTAGGTCTGGGTTGGAATGTCGAATCTTCGGATAATCTGAGATTCCCTGAGACGACGGCTGTCCTGCAGCCACTCCAGTACGCATCGCTAGATGAGAAGGCACGGTAA
- the pknB gene encoding Stk1 family PASTA domain-containing Ser/Thr kinase: MSITLPPSLADGRYRLGQLIGRGGMAEVHKAVDTRLGRTVAVKIMRSDLANDEVFLSRFRREAHSVALLNNPNIVSIYDSGEEILTDDQGNHERVPYLVMEYVKGQTLRSILKENGALSQRDSEQVMLGVLSALDYSHHMGVIHRDIKPGNIMISEQGIVKVMDFGIARAMDDSAATMTQSQGVVGTAQYLSPEQARGESVDMRSDLYSAGCVLYEMLTGRPPFNGDSAVAIAYQHVTEVATPPSTIVPGLPKMWDSICAKAMAKDRQNRYATASAFKSDILAFMNGGTPVAAAFNPLTDLANVKARKDAEQGTETATMPLTEEETAATQAFNPVQDPLNPAAATGVATAERTAARADQQKSKRRKKIIIGSIVAALVLVLAGLGAWNVLSRNRHPMAEVPTINAQMSRILAREKITAAGFRYQEKEDNDSAEPKGTFTKQSPKGGSMAPKGSTVTVWFSSGPKDTAIPDVKGMTQQEARRALEKAGFKVSPAASVEDSQDVPKDHVTRTDPAAGQSVAKGTSILIYISSGMTKVPDLSGKTKDDATNILQSLHFNITIREQASNTVAKDMVISTDPAAGSSIQQGAMITVTVSDGMQLGNYVGMTLGEAKRTLGQGVNITVNGPNNDNAEVTGQDPTSGSSFDKSKDNITLTTAIRIPPFSQGETLGSYRQKLTNSGVSADRITSIGKDTDTVTAVSPGAGSRVDDNTPITVTTVSSTN; encoded by the coding sequence ATGAGCATCACACTGCCGCCGTCCCTAGCGGACGGACGCTACCGTCTGGGACAGCTGATCGGACGCGGTGGCATGGCCGAGGTCCACAAGGCTGTGGATACGCGTCTGGGAAGGACTGTCGCGGTCAAGATCATGCGGTCCGATCTGGCCAACGACGAGGTCTTCCTATCGCGCTTCCGGCGGGAGGCCCACTCGGTCGCCCTGCTCAACAACCCCAACATCGTCTCCATCTACGACTCGGGCGAGGAGATACTGACCGACGACCAGGGCAACCATGAGCGGGTGCCCTACCTTGTCATGGAGTACGTCAAGGGCCAGACCCTGCGGTCCATCCTCAAGGAGAACGGCGCCCTGAGCCAGCGCGACAGCGAGCAGGTCATGCTAGGCGTGCTGAGTGCCCTGGACTACTCCCACCATATGGGCGTCATCCACCGGGACATCAAGCCCGGCAACATCATGATCTCGGAGCAGGGCATCGTCAAAGTCATGGACTTCGGCATCGCCCGGGCCATGGACGACTCTGCCGCCACTATGACCCAGTCCCAGGGCGTGGTGGGCACAGCTCAGTACCTGAGCCCCGAACAGGCCCGCGGCGAGAGTGTGGACATGCGCTCCGACCTCTATTCGGCCGGCTGCGTCCTTTACGAGATGCTGACCGGGCGACCGCCCTTCAACGGGGATTCGGCCGTGGCCATCGCCTACCAGCACGTCACCGAGGTGGCCACCCCGCCCAGCACCATCGTGCCCGGTCTGCCGAAGATGTGGGATTCCATCTGTGCCAAGGCCATGGCCAAGGACCGCCAGAACCGATACGCCACGGCATCTGCCTTCAAGAGCGACATCCTGGCCTTCATGAATGGCGGGACCCCGGTGGCTGCCGCCTTCAACCCGCTGACCGACCTGGCCAACGTCAAGGCCCGCAAGGATGCCGAGCAGGGGACCGAAACGGCCACCATGCCGCTGACTGAAGAGGAGACGGCCGCCACCCAGGCCTTCAACCCCGTCCAGGACCCACTCAACCCGGCTGCTGCCACCGGCGTAGCCACAGCTGAGCGCACGGCCGCCAGGGCCGACCAGCAGAAGTCCAAACGGCGCAAGAAAATCATCATCGGCTCCATTGTGGCGGCTTTGGTCCTGGTGCTCGCCGGCCTGGGCGCATGGAATGTCTTAAGCCGAAACCGTCATCCGATGGCTGAAGTACCCACCATCAACGCGCAAATGTCGCGGATTCTTGCCCGTGAGAAGATCACCGCCGCAGGCTTCCGCTACCAGGAGAAGGAAGACAACGACTCGGCCGAGCCCAAGGGGACTTTCACCAAGCAGAGCCCCAAGGGCGGGAGCATGGCTCCCAAGGGCTCCACAGTGACCGTCTGGTTCTCCTCCGGGCCCAAGGACACCGCCATCCCCGACGTCAAGGGCATGACCCAGCAGGAGGCCCGCAGGGCCCTGGAGAAGGCCGGATTCAAGGTCTCCCCCGCCGCCTCTGTGGAAGACAGCCAGGATGTGCCCAAGGACCATGTGACCCGCACGGATCCCGCCGCAGGCCAGAGCGTGGCCAAGGGAACCAGCATCCTGATCTACATCTCCTCGGGCATGACCAAGGTGCCCGATCTGTCTGGCAAGACCAAGGACGACGCGACCAATATCCTGCAGAGTCTGCACTTCAACATCACCATCCGCGAGCAGGCCTCCAACACTGTGGCCAAGGATATGGTCATCAGCACCGATCCGGCTGCCGGGTCGTCCATCCAGCAGGGAGCCATGATCACGGTCACCGTCAGCGACGGCATGCAGCTGGGCAACTACGTCGGCATGACCCTGGGCGAGGCCAAGCGCACCCTGGGACAGGGGGTCAATATTACGGTCAACGGCCCCAACAACGACAACGCCGAGGTCACCGGCCAGGACCCCACATCAGGTTCCTCCTTCGACAAGTCCAAGGACAACATCACCCTGACCACAGCCATCCGCATCCCGCCCTTCTCCCAGGGCGAGACCTTGGGCAGCTACCGGCAGAAACTGACCAACAGCGGCGTCAGCGCCGACAGGATCACCTCCATCGGCAAGGACACGGACACGGTGACCGCAGTCAGCCCCGGAGCCGGCAGCAGAGTGGACGACAACACCCCCATCACTGTGACCACCGTCAGCTCCACCAACTAA
- a CDS encoding penicillin-binding protein 2 — protein MNKALRQLFNAVIVLFVILGLSSSVIMVIRAGSLNSDPRNLRALYHEYAAPRGAILTSDGAVMAQSDPINDSFQYQRRYHKGAAYSPITGYYSITSPADRGIEASRDRLLSGQSDSLWMDRLKSLFTGTQNKGASIETSINPKMQEAAYNMLGNLSGSVVAIEPSTGRVLTMVSTPSYNPDDLTAHDSADASQAYQKLASRSDNPMLNRATSQLYPPGSTFKVVVAAAALESGQYHPDSQLPAGASYTLPGTNYNLTNATATGNGVNGKISMENALAYSSNTAFAQLGVSLGDKTLAEQARKFGYGSTITLDGTNSTGRPMKAVASKFPEDQSQDRLALASIGQGDTLSTPLQAALTAAAVANGGKLMQPTLVDRVRSSDLSVISETTPSVYSQAFSSDTAKALTTMMEAVTTKSYPSLAIPGMQVAAKSGTAQIGADNTANDGWMIGFAPADKPKVAVAVVVHGVSSYGIDVAGPIMKRVMQEAAK, from the coding sequence GTGAACAAAGCCCTGCGTCAACTCTTCAACGCCGTCATCGTCCTCTTCGTCATCCTGGGGCTTTCCAGCTCTGTCATCATGGTGATCAGGGCAGGGAGCCTTAACTCGGACCCCCGCAATCTGCGCGCCCTCTACCATGAGTACGCAGCACCCAGGGGGGCCATCCTGACCTCGGACGGCGCCGTCATGGCCCAGTCCGATCCCATCAACGACTCCTTCCAATACCAGCGGCGCTACCACAAGGGTGCCGCCTACTCGCCTATCACCGGCTACTATTCCATCACCAGCCCGGCAGACCGGGGAATCGAGGCCTCGCGCGACCGTCTGCTGAGCGGCCAGTCAGACAGTCTGTGGATGGATCGACTCAAATCCCTCTTCACTGGAACCCAGAACAAGGGTGCCTCCATCGAAACCTCCATCAATCCCAAGATGCAAGAAGCCGCCTACAACATGCTGGGCAACCTGTCCGGATCGGTGGTGGCTATCGAACCCTCCACCGGCCGTGTGCTGACCATGGTCAGCACACCAAGCTACAACCCCGACGACCTGACCGCCCACGACAGCGCCGACGCCTCCCAGGCCTACCAGAAGTTGGCCTCCCGTTCTGACAATCCCATGCTCAACCGGGCCACCTCGCAGCTGTATCCGCCCGGGTCCACCTTCAAGGTGGTCGTGGCCGCAGCCGCCCTGGAGTCCGGCCAGTACCACCCCGACAGCCAGCTGCCGGCCGGGGCCTCATACACCCTGCCCGGCACCAACTACAACCTGACCAACGCCACAGCCACGGGCAACGGGGTCAACGGCAAGATCAGCATGGAGAACGCACTGGCATACTCCTCCAACACCGCCTTCGCCCAGCTGGGTGTCAGCCTGGGGGATAAAACGCTGGCCGAGCAGGCCCGCAAGTTCGGTTACGGGTCCACCATCACCCTGGACGGGACCAACTCCACAGGACGGCCCATGAAGGCCGTGGCCTCCAAATTCCCCGAGGACCAGTCCCAGGACCGGCTCGCCCTGGCCTCCATCGGCCAGGGAGACACCTTGTCCACTCCCCTGCAGGCAGCCTTGACTGCCGCCGCAGTGGCCAACGGCGGCAAGCTCATGCAGCCGACCCTGGTGGACCGGGTGCGCTCCAGCGACCTGAGCGTCATCAGCGAGACGACACCTTCGGTCTACTCGCAGGCCTTCTCGTCGGATACCGCCAAGGCCCTGACCACCATGATGGAGGCAGTGACCACCAAGAGCTACCCCAGTCTGGCCATCCCCGGCATGCAGGTGGCCGCCAAGTCTGGCACGGCCCAGATCGGCGCGGACAATACGGCAAATGACGGGTGGATGATAGGATTCGCCCCGGCCGACAAACCCAAGGTAGCCGTAGCCGTCGTGGTTCATGGAGTCTCCTCCTATGGCATAGATGTCGCCGGGCCGATCATGAAACGCGTCATGCAGGAGGCTGCCAAGTGA
- a CDS encoding DUF3073 domain-containing protein — MGRGRQKAKQTKIARKLKYLTTDTDYDELAKELSSKEPGTRGKDPFKMIEEEYSKSDSRKSGSQDPEDSPDDDLDDYARWAAEAAAKATSGEMPTTPKPHKRIPIPVPSALKHHKEQKTAAKGSSSK; from the coding sequence ATGGGCCGCGGACGTCAGAAGGCTAAGCAGACGAAAATAGCCCGGAAGCTCAAATATCTGACAACGGACACGGATTACGACGAGCTGGCCAAAGAGCTCAGCAGCAAGGAACCCGGAACCAGGGGCAAAGATCCCTTCAAAATGATTGAAGAGGAGTACTCCAAATCGGATTCTCGCAAATCGGGGAGCCAGGACCCCGAGGATTCCCCGGACGATGATCTGGATGATTACGCCCGGTGGGCCGCCGAGGCTGCTGCCAAGGCCACATCTGGGGAGATGCCGACCACGCCCAAGCCGCACAAACGCATACCAATTCCCGTGCCCAGCGCGCTCAAACATCACAAGGAGCAGAAGACCGCAGCCAAGGGGTCATCAAGCAAGTAG
- the trpS gene encoding tryptophan--tRNA ligase — MQEEVTAAGNEISDSFRAAKHRSDQVLAELGKNPSRYTMLTGDRPTGRLHLGHYFGSIRERVQMQNRGVHTNIVIADYQVITDRDTTEHIRDNVLNLVLDYLAAGIDPKRTMIFTHSSTPAENQLLLPFLSLVTEAELHRNPTVKAEMEASGHALTGLLLTYPVHQACDILFCKANVVPIGKDNLPHVELTRTIARRFDERYPGQAPVFPEPEAILSDTPEIPGLDGRKMSKSYGNSIMLGATAEETARLIRKSPTDSERRITFDPVNRPQVSALLTTAGLVTDRKPEDIAEEIGNAGSGALKAYVTKSVNEFLAPHRERRAELAKDMDTVRDILVEGNKRANQVAEETLDQVRSAMGMRY, encoded by the coding sequence ATGCAGGAAGAAGTCACAGCGGCAGGCAACGAGATCAGCGACAGCTTCAGAGCCGCCAAGCATCGGTCCGACCAGGTGCTGGCTGAGCTGGGCAAGAATCCGAGCCGCTACACCATGCTGACCGGCGACCGCCCGACCGGCAGGCTCCATCTGGGCCATTACTTCGGCTCCATCCGCGAGCGCGTCCAGATGCAGAATCGCGGCGTACACACCAACATCGTCATCGCCGACTACCAGGTCATCACCGACCGGGACACCACCGAGCACATCCGCGACAACGTGCTCAACCTGGTGCTGGACTATCTGGCCGCAGGCATCGACCCCAAGAGGACCATGATCTTCACCCATTCGTCCACCCCAGCAGAGAACCAGCTGCTGCTGCCCTTCCTCTCCCTGGTGACCGAGGCCGAGCTTCACCGCAATCCCACCGTCAAGGCCGAGATGGAGGCCAGTGGCCACGCCCTGACCGGCCTGCTGCTGACCTACCCGGTCCACCAGGCCTGCGACATACTCTTCTGTAAGGCCAACGTAGTGCCCATCGGCAAGGACAACCTGCCGCATGTGGAGCTGACTCGGACCATCGCCCGCCGCTTCGATGAGCGCTACCCCGGCCAGGCTCCGGTCTTCCCCGAGCCTGAGGCCATCCTGTCTGACACCCCTGAGATTCCAGGTCTGGACGGCCGCAAGATGAGCAAGTCCTACGGCAACTCCATCATGCTGGGCGCCACCGCGGAGGAGACAGCCAGGCTGATCCGCAAGTCCCCCACCGACTCCGAGCGCAGGATTACCTTCGACCCTGTCAACCGCCCCCAAGTCTCGGCCCTGCTGACCACTGCCGGCCTGGTGACCGACCGGAAGCCCGAGGATATCGCCGAGGAGATCGGCAATGCCGGCTCGGGCGCCCTCAAGGCCTATGTGACCAAGTCGGTCAACGAATTCCTGGCACCCCACCGCGAGCGCCGCGCCGAGCTGGCCAAGGACATGGACACCGTGCGCGACATCCTGGTTGAAGGCAACAAGCGTGCCAACCAGGTAGCGGAGGAGACCCTCGATCAGGTCCGCTCGGCCATGGGCATGCGCTACTAG
- a CDS encoding sterol carrier family protein: MSAIREADMEEGRRDFLAWRDAAKEAANNLGPGDDRLSVAPQIDRRSKAMAVRYSLHMLEIKAPGPGVEVRVAPWGAVKILDGPASDPHNLTPPDVIELDPDVWLRLAAGITSWTEEAAAGHISAVGERDDLHELLPLV; encoded by the coding sequence ATGAGTGCCATACGGGAAGCAGACATGGAAGAAGGCCGCCGGGATTTTCTGGCCTGGCGCGATGCGGCCAAGGAGGCCGCGAATAATCTGGGCCCTGGAGACGACCGCCTGTCAGTGGCCCCGCAAATCGATAGACGCAGCAAGGCCATGGCCGTCCGCTACTCCCTGCACATGCTTGAGATCAAGGCCCCCGGCCCCGGCGTGGAGGTCAGGGTGGCCCCCTGGGGAGCCGTCAAGATTCTGGACGGACCGGCATCCGACCCGCATAACCTGACCCCGCCCGACGTAATCGAACTGGACCCGGATGTCTGGCTACGGCTGGCCGCCGGCATCACCAGCTGGACCGAAGAAGCCGCAGCCGGGCATATCAGCGCCGTGGGCGAGCGCGACGATCTGCACGAGCTGCTGCCCCTGGTATGA
- a CDS encoding serine/threonine-protein kinase — MKLVQGQLIHRRYRLDRRLAQGGMGEVWKGYDIELGRVVAIKALRGDLTNEESRLLRLRAEAHNSANLAHPNIAALFEYYEHDGIGFLIMEYVPSQSLADIYRDRGALDPIELLPILIQTARGLYVAHSHGVIHRDVKPANIMVSDTGEVKITDFGVSYSTNQGQITQDGMVVGTAQYISPEQAQGLQATPQSDIYSLGIVAYEGLCGHRPFTGATPVDIAAAHVNDPVPPLPDSVDNQLMNFVMSMLAKDPRDRPANALVVSHTLARIEQRLLDQQLGETEVIDPRAPMPRRIMSRPHAAKDIFRPFWGHHGGGSAQRGLEATNGGDTL, encoded by the coding sequence GTGAAACTGGTGCAGGGACAGCTCATCCATCGACGGTACCGTCTGGACCGCCGCTTGGCCCAAGGGGGCATGGGCGAGGTCTGGAAGGGCTATGACATCGAACTCGGCCGCGTTGTGGCCATCAAGGCCTTGCGCGGAGACCTGACCAACGAGGAGTCCAGGCTGCTGAGGCTGCGGGCCGAGGCGCACAATTCCGCCAACCTGGCCCACCCCAACATCGCCGCCCTCTTCGAGTACTACGAGCACGACGGCATTGGATTCCTGATCATGGAATATGTGCCCAGCCAATCCCTGGCAGACATCTACCGGGACCGGGGCGCGCTGGACCCCATCGAGCTGCTGCCCATCCTGATCCAGACGGCCCGAGGGCTCTATGTGGCCCACTCCCATGGGGTCATCCACCGGGATGTCAAGCCGGCCAACATCATGGTCTCCGACACCGGCGAGGTCAAGATCACCGACTTCGGGGTCTCCTACTCCACCAACCAGGGGCAGATCACCCAGGACGGCATGGTGGTGGGCACGGCCCAGTACATCTCGCCTGAGCAGGCCCAGGGCCTCCAGGCCACCCCCCAGTCCGACATCTACTCCCTGGGCATAGTGGCCTACGAGGGGCTCTGCGGTCATCGACCCTTCACTGGCGCCACCCCTGTGGACATCGCCGCAGCACACGTCAACGACCCTGTGCCGCCGCTGCCCGACTCGGTGGACAACCAACTCATGAACTTCGTCATGTCCATGCTGGCCAAGGACCCGCGGGACCGTCCGGCGAATGCTCTGGTGGTCTCGCACACGCTGGCCAGGATCGAACAGCGACTGCTGGACCAGCAGCTGGGCGAGACTGAGGTCATCGACCCGCGCGCACCCATGCCTCGACGCATTATGAGCAGGCCGCACGCGGCAAAAGACATCTTCAGGCCCTTCTGGGGGCACCATGGAGGAGGAAGCGCACAGCGCGGCCTTGAAGCGACGAACGGAGGGGATACCCTATGA
- the crgA gene encoding cell division protein CrgA: MAEHQLHDDEDQAVDEAKTADTGEDAKDEEYGLSMDKVEAVLNQSVDKKHMTPQMRRIVQRQEENTRRVEDTIKSTKANPRWFVPLFVTLMLVGLIWIVVYYISSVRGSVFPIPGIGNWNLAVGFGILLIGFLMTMWWH; encoded by the coding sequence ATGGCAGAGCATCAACTCCATGATGACGAGGACCAAGCGGTGGACGAGGCCAAGACCGCCGACACTGGCGAGGACGCCAAGGACGAGGAGTATGGCCTGTCCATGGACAAGGTAGAGGCCGTGCTCAACCAGAGCGTTGACAAAAAGCACATGACTCCGCAAATGCGACGCATCGTGCAGCGTCAGGAAGAGAACACCCGCCGCGTAGAGGACACCATCAAGAGCACCAAGGCCAATCCGCGCTGGTTCGTGCCCCTCTTCGTCACACTGATGCTGGTGGGCTTGATCTGGATCGTGGTCTACTACATCTCCTCCGTCAGAGGCAGCGTCTTCCCCATCCCCGGCATCGGCAACTGGAACCTTGCCGTGGGCTTCGGCATTCTGCTGATCGGCTTCCTTATGACCATGTGGTGGCACTGA